aaatgaaaatttggcgacagtgtcgaccatatattttttcaggtggtataaccgacctatatcattctggtggtataaccgaccatatatcattttggtggtataaccgaccatatatcattttggtggtataaccgaccatatatcattttggtggcagagccaaccatatttagtattaagattatcgtgctgataacgtgttataattcagtaggcttataactacctttagtggtttgattcttgatgttataattcagtaggcttataactacctttagtggtttgattcttgatgttataattcagtaggcttataactacctttagtgatttgattcttgatttagaatactaataatgaagtgtaagaacaaagatgataatggagagaaagaaagaaacactttgtaagtgtgagaaatggtgcaagtttaatgcttgcattcatgagtatttatagcttaaaatctcaatataaaaatacatactttgtgtaccaaaattgactatatgtatacaccaaaattgactatccatatctatattattattattattataacattaattaaatagtgCATATTAAACAACTAAATTGTACAGTATCATACAAACTTATTATTAGTCCTCAAACCCATCTAAGCTTGCCCCACCAGTCCATGTCAAAATAAGGTTAAGGGAAAAACTTTTTTGTCACTTTGCTACCTTACATGCTTATACTCAAAATTGTATGTATATGCCATAATCAACTAGTACGTTATAACTTATTAATGCTATGTTGGCCTTTTTAATCGACTTCCTAGTAAGTTGTTGCTGCCATTTGAACTTCTCTAACGTCTCTACCACTGCGGTCTGCCATGTCAGCAAAAGCTCGAGGATGATCAAAGTTGTAAAGAAACTCATCTATGATCATTGAAGCGGGCCCCGCTACCAACTCTGCCCATGCTTCGTCGGCTTCTTTACCAGTTTTCTTAAACACTTTGGTGGCATCTATGCGGTGAACTTTCCATCCTTTAACGTTTTTTAACCGGAGAATTTTCGCAAGTTGTCGTTGTGCCAACTTAGATGTATTAATCTTTGTTTCCTTAATCGCCCGTTCTAATAATAGGGAACGAGTTTTTTCATCAGCAGATGATGAATATTGAGCGCGAAAATAAGAGTGGAACTCTGGCACCCCGATAGCTCGACGGATCCCTTTTGAATAGTCACCATTAGGGTTATACATGTTTCGAACTTCTTCTACCATCCCTGATGCTACCATTCGGTCGACACGATCAGATACGAATTGATTGAGCACGTGCATTGCAACATCAACCCACAAGAAACAAACGTCGTACCTGTTTACACAATTAACATATTCGTTAGGCGACATTTGGTAAAGAAATATTAAGTAGTGGAACCTAATAGTAACATCGCTGTAAAAACAATAGGATTCTTTTTTCTTGAAATACCTTGATCGAAAATCATAGTTCTCATCATCGACCAACGCTTCAATAAACGAATTTGATCCACCAGCGATTATAGGCAGCTTCCCTCTCCCAACTATCGATTTCATTGCAAGTGAAGCCTTACTAACGAAGTTCCCAGCTGTAAAATCGGACTCCGGATCAACTATACCAAGTAGATGATGTGGCACACCGCTACATTCTTCTTCCGTAATTTTATTAGTAGCGATATCTAGTCCTTCGTAGACTTGTATTTTG
The window above is part of the Rutidosis leptorrhynchoides isolate AG116_Rl617_1_P2 chromosome 1, CSIRO_AGI_Rlap_v1, whole genome shotgun sequence genome. Proteins encoded here:
- the LOC139875949 gene encoding adenylate isopentenyltransferase 3, chloroplastic-like; this encodes MMIICKQLAQTQVMQIPTGGMDLSVLRYNPHKPKVVVVMGATGTGKSRLSVDLATSFSAEIINADKIQVYEGLDIATNKITEEECSGVPHHLLGIVDPESDFTAGNFVSKASLAMKSIVGRGKLPIIAGGSNSFIEALVDDENYDFRSRYDVCFLWVDVAMHVLNQFVSDRVDRMVASGMVEEVRNMYNPNGDYSKGIRRAIGVPEFHSYFRAQYSSSADEKTRSLLLERAIKETKINTSKLAQRQLAKILRLKNVKGWKVHRIDATKVFKKTGKEADEAWAELVAGPASMIIDEFLYNFDHPRAFADMADRSGRDVREVQMAATTY